The genomic window ATGCACAAGTGAACACGTTTCATGCTACATCTACAAAAAGCTCTTTGTGTCACTCCTATAGCATATATATGTTCCATTAACAGTTGAGAGCTGAGGTACACATAGAAATGAGCTGGCAACACAATTATAAACAActtgatttattaattaattccttATGAAACTTTCCTAGCGTTTTATTCTACACTATATATTTCAGGGAAGTGCAACGAGTCTTATTAAAATGTTCAACAGGTTTAGGGTAAGTTCGATAAAATGCAAGGTTGTGTTATATAAACTGATCTGATCATTTCCAAGACCTCTTGCATTAAATATGCATGCCATGTATTATCTTATACTTACAGGTATAGTATTAGATGGTGAGaacagtattttaatgtatagaCACCTGGGgagtggaaaaagcttttaaaCAAGAAGCAGAACTTCTGTGCACTATATTATAATTCAGAACTCTAATCCTAACTATGACTCATAAAACCTGAAGTGGATCAAACCGTTACGCAAGGAGGTTTCCATCCCCGCAGACGTGCTCCAAAAAACCGAAACGTTTTAAAGTCTAGCTCCACGTTTCAGTGCGGCTTCACAGGCCTTTGCTGACTGGACACATCTCTGTCTTGCACACTTCTGTCACTGTCTGACCTGCTGCCAATGAGAAGAcatctcctccttctccagcctCAGTCGTCTGCTCGAGGTGGATCAGATGACGGCCGTCCTCCCTTCACCTGTGAAATTTCAGAGCCAGCTGAATAAAGGCCGCATTGTTTCCCCAGGAATGCTCTGCATTCACCACCAAGACAAGCTTAATTTCACCAGGAATTTGGAGGCACCCTGAGAATGCACTGCAGATTGTGGGGGGGAGGGAACCTTCAGCACACTTTCTTTTTTGGGAATCAGCTGAGTTTGAAGGGATTATTTGCTATGGCCcatgttaaaatgtatgttttatattttttgataGGGACAGTACACGATGCGAGTCAAATTTTAGggccaaatgtatttatttgttcattttgttttcatttgttcattgtattgtattatgtttttggAATCTAAATAGATGTAAAAACGTTGTGATTAAAACAAGTTTTGTCATTATCATtctggaaaaatacatttaaaaaagggtacagaataaaatatatgtGACTAGTCCGTGAGTTGAATATACTTTTACAATGTCACAGCACTTAGAGTACTAGGGTACTAGAGTTAGGGTTGTTAAATTGTAAAGAATATTTCGGATTACTATTGAATTATTGTGAGATTATTTTGGTTCTGCTAAAACACAGGCTGGTGGAAGTTCAGTTGTAATAGAAATATGGACAGAGACTAACTTATTCCCCATAGCTGTGAAATAGTACATTATGAATTAGTCTTGATGTATTTTGTTGCTTCCAGTGACCTCTAATGGTTACATTGTGTGGTGCAAGTAAGCACTATAACTCCAGggataaatcataataataacatcattaaaaaataataacaattagtaATTCAataactaattattattattgttattattattattattattattattaataataacaataataataataataataataataataataataataatgtatttcccTTTATTGTCGCAATGTTTACATTTCTCAAAGTTTTTAGGACATAGTTTGTGATATTGTAACTGTTGTTATCCAgggacatttgtttttttttgtcactaTAATTCTGCAGCTGCAGACACCCGACACAAAACAAGGGAAAAAAGCCCCATACAGCACAACTGCATTTACGATTTATGTCCCCAAAGCAATAcgttttaaattatgtattcacTTTATAATGTAGCCgtaaaaataatgacattaattattatattttcatatatctATTCGGTAAATGTACACGTAGAAAGCACAGTATCGTGATTTGTACTCACACTTAACCCAACACGCCGGACTAACTCTGGAAACCTTGTTTTCAGAAGTCGCGTAtatgtagcgcagatgtccgcagttatgCGCGCATGGACCAATGGGATCAGGGCATTCTGcatatctgcgcagaactgcgggaatGCGCTACACGACAgcgacacagacactgcacgaAGTTGTCCCTGGTCATGTGATCTCCTTCAACCAATTCCAAAAGAGGATTTTGGATTGGCGTGACACTGGTCCAATAGAGTTGTTATTCAAGGGCTAGTGGGATGTCTTACCAGGTTTAATAGCCAATCAGCTGCTGTTTAGAGCGGAAGTGTTGCTGTGCGTGGAATGAGGGGTTTCTTGCCGTTTCCTGAAAACTGTGCTGTGAGTATCTGttcaattttaaataatgtgatatttaCTAAGTACGACCATGTAGGTTTTGATCGCCTGACGATTCAGaattgtactgttaatatactgTTAAAGTAAGCAGTGTTTGCATTCTCCTTTTTATCCCCATTCAGTTATACTACTAGTCTCCCTAACaaattaaactacaaatgcaGAGGATATGAAGGCTAGTAAAACTAAAAGCAATCGTATATCTTATTTAACTATATAGCTGCTTAGTTTAgttatgcatttaattttaaatcaaaaGGTAAATAAAATGACGATCTCAACATAATCCATTTTACCACAGTCAACGTGCAGCTCCTCTTGTTTACATTAAAATGACTTGCTTTTTAATCCTTTCTAGCAGAAGACAAACTAGTTTATTGGATACACGTCTCATCttaatctgtctgtctatccatCTATATACAATGGACACATTCAATATCTAtttgtgtatgcatgcatgcaaacTAGAGAAAGGCTATTTTGCTTTATATTACACAGTTAAAGTTTTTATCAACAGCTGAGGTCAATATGAACTTTTCAGTGACTTGAgttaatattgttttgttcttatcaaTACAGAAACATGGCCCAGACAGTGGACCAGGATGGGGCAGTGATTCAGACCAAAAGGAGTAAAACATTGCTGGTCCGTCATCTACCTTCAGAGCTGACTAGAAATGACAAGGAAGATCTACTGAAATACTTTGGGGCGATTTCAGTCAGAGTGTTTTCAGACAAAGGGAGGCTGGTAAGTTATCAGGTCTTAACTAAGCAAATCATTAGTGGCTCTGTTATTCACAACAAGGTGCAGGTAGTCTATACATTATACATCACCTGTTTAACATTTTCTGtcttcataaaataaatgtcataaCATGCAGTTAGGTTCATTATTGGCTAAACTTATCAATGAACGACAGCATAAActattttgagttttttctgtcttttttggTGTGGttcagttttcacatttagttcaaggattacagaaattgaatcgcaggtacagaaataaagaaaactgatcaaatgttttaattcctTGATtgggcactttttttttttttaagaattaggctaaacattttgaaatgatGTATAGTTTAAAACTAATCTTATATTTTTGTCTTCAGAAACATACTGCCTTTGCAAGTTTTGCCAGTGAAAATGCAGCCGCTAAGGTATGTCATGTGTTAAAATCACTgttctacaaaataaaaaaaaatgttggcaCCAGAAGCATTTATGTAATACgtcaaatatgtatatgtaaaatatttgatttacaGTTTACTATACGGAACTGATATGATGATGAACAACTAAGCCTACATTCTAATCATGTATCCTttccaaattcaatttacaataACTTTTACAGCTTCACGGTTTTTAATCTTGACGTACACATCTGTAAAATGTGCTGTATGTCACAAGGGACTGCATGCTATTCTTGTTTTCCCTTCCAGGCTCTTGCCAGACTACATCAGCTGAAGCTCTTAAACCACACCTTAGTGGTCGAGTTTGCAAAGGACCAAGAGAGTGCTAACCTGCTGAATCAACCCCATATTTCAGATGGGTATTGGCTTTTGTATGCATTACATGAAGTGCTTAAACTGATTAATTGCAGCTGCCCAAAACAGGAAATGATGTATTAAATAACTGTTAAATGTGGCATCTGCagcatttcaaaatgtttgatAAACTAAAGTATCTGCACAGTATTTATCATGTTTAAGGAAGTGTTTTATTGTAGAATCAGTTGCTAATATTATGCATATATTGGTATACTtcagtgtatttaaaatatccCGCTGTTACAAAATGTGTACTACtttattataatattgtttgtttatagATGTTTAGATGCTGATAAAGACATCAAAGAGGAAAAAGTGAAACAACCACAGAACATTCCTTTAATAGAGACTGGAGTGGCCCCCAACCATGGGTGAGTATTTCCATATCACCTGATGTCATACTGATCCACTCGTTTATTATTGAGATATCTGTCAGACTCCCGAGTGTCACTTTGGCTTCGGTTGGCATTTGTCTGATCTGAATTCCAGATCAGTAGTGATGCTTGAGAATGTCTGTCCCTCGAGAGCTGCTCAAATGTACTTTCCATGTACTTATCTGTATACATCAGTCAAAACTGAGCTCTAGAATTTATGATGTGTAATATATCAATTAtgttaatttatgtatgtattcatttataataggTATAATACATCTAATGTGGTATATTTGCCCAGTTAGGTGGTAGCTGAGGTATAATGCAACCCTGATTAGGCTGCAGTCAAAATAGTTGTTCACAAATAAAACTGAAGTCTTTCCTCTTTTTCATTGATTTGGTAACTCGTATGGAATAATCATTACTGGCCTTGACAAGTCTCCTGTGCTAGGATTTAAGTaggattgtttgtttttgctgtatAAACCTTCAGATGGTTGAAAGACTAGAGAGTAGCCTATGTAGGCAATCCTTGAATGCAGAGAAATGAGTTCACCAGCTGTCCAATACTGTTGTAAAAGTATGTTAAATACTTTTAAGTCCATTTTCAAAAAGTCGAAACGTTATCCATTTAGTCAACCCTTATGCTCTCGCGTCTGGCAAGTTTATCTTGAAATAGTAATTTTCCATGGtcagtttaaacaactgcaatcattgcattatataattctttttagcAGGTGGATTGTGCTTTATTATTTACCTGTGAATTCAGTGCCTGAGACAGAACCAACATTCCTCTGTGACTCACACACAATTTGAAGGAAACTGGAGGGGGGCAGAAATAAAAGCTGGAATTGATTTGCACTGGATGCAGAGAAACCCACGGCAGGGGTCAATATAGACTAAAGAAGGCCCCTACCATCGCATTGAATATGAATAGATGGCAGATTGCATACTGCTTCCCTGCGGTTCTTACTCCGTGATCTTATTGTGTGCACTATGCACCACTAAGGGTAAtctaatattaaatgtatttctggTACATACAGGCTGACATTTGTAGAAAATAGTGTTTtaccagaaaaaagaaaaaaacaaaaaacgtagGCCTCTTTAGTGGTAAGATTGAGAGATTTAGTAAGCATAGACCTATACTGTCCTCtaaaaaagcaatttaaataaTAGATAAACATTGCCAATCTTTAattctgtatgtatataatttttatatattttttcctctcaggttaaaatatcaaatcaacCCGTGTTTGAAGTATTTATACCCGCCACCTACAAGTGGGATTCTGGCAAATATAGCAAATGCTCTTGCAAGCGTTCCAAAATTTTACGTTCAAGTGAGTAAATTCTTTTACAATTCTTTTTACAATTTCTGTGCATTTCGGAGAGTAGCTTAAATTCATCAAATTTttgctaaacaaacaaaacttttttttttgtgtgcaaattTGTTGCTTCAAGtgtgattgtttattttctggctttttttctttcatttttcagtttttttaggGGTTTCACAGTGTGCAGTGTTTCTGCTTTTTTACTTTCTTCCTCAGGGATTGTGACACAAATACGACATCCAATACATTAAATGAATTCACCAAAATGaaggttatttaaaaatggaTGCTTTAGTGCaatataaatttaaataaaaacaaatatagcaTGAAATGTGATTTACTGCTTTAAAATTCTCCCTGAAGGGatgcgatttatttatttattttgaaacatgAATCATCAAAGTGGATTTTCTGAAGCTGTCTTTTGGTGGTGCTAGTGTAttgctgaagaaatgcatagtCTCAACTGTgcttttataacattttttctttatatggctctttatttttattttccaaatttTAACATTTGTTCCTTAATCTGATTTTGAGTCGTTCTATTAAATTCATAGGCAGTGATGTACGACTATGTGTAAATTCATCAAATTGCAGCATTTTGTGCGCCTGGTTGTTTTCTGCGTTCTGACATCTGTTAGTCGTTCTGAAATGTGACTTACAAAGAAAGCGGATGAATTGAGCTCATTTTTACTGCAGTAGAAGGATAaatcaggagtgggatttgagtATGTCTTATGCTGAAGTATGTCTGGTTTACAGGTGCTTCATCTGATGAATAAGATGAATTTACCCAGTCCGTTTGGGCCGATTACTGCTAGGCCTCCACTGGTAAGACGCACTGAGAGGGACTGTGTTCTGTAAGCTGAAGGTTTTACTACTTTTATGAAGtttaattgatatatatataatctgctgttcaaatgaaaaatgtagTGATATTGTTCGCTTATGGTCAAACTGGTGAAGATTGTCTTCTGCAATGGCCTTCTAAATAattcagaaactgcacagcaATGATAATCAATATAAGCTTTTGAAACCAAAGTCTGCAAAGTGTCTGAAACCGGTCCTGGGGAATACTAAGTCGGCCTCACCTGTCCTTCTGTGGCCTCAGTACGAGGACCTCGTtcccgctcctcctcccccgATGCCTCCTCTCCCCCCCGAGGGACCGCCACTACCCGAGGAAGAGATGGAGTTCTCCAGCGAGGAAGAGTCAGAGTACGAGAGTGAGGATGatgaagagaaagagaggtaTGACAGACTGGGATCCTAGTGTTTCTTACTGATAGTCCCTAGCTAGACCGATTATATGGAACAGATGTCATTCGTTTACAACAGGATGCtgtaaaatgaagaaataacGCAAGCAGCACATTTAGAGAAGGAAAATAAAGCTTCCAAGACCAGATAGCGATAATTCATAAAGGCAAAGTCTTCAATGATGTATTGGCTCGTTTGACGTCATCCAAATACCTAATACAACTGTGTCTCCTGCAATCAGGAGTGACTAATCGCCGATGGCCATCTCTTGAACATACCCCCTGCACAAATTGCTGCATTAGACCTATAATTTGAAAAACCCATCAAGATGTGAACAAtaagaattgttttttaaaaataccGGCACGTTATATACAATGTTAAAGCAGCATGCTATGAGACAATGTCACgacttgtgtttgtttgttgtttatttacagaATTCCACTGTTTGCTCTTTACGTCACAAATAGTTTACAATTATATCCGTCTGTCAGAGCAGGACACAGAGCATTGATTTGACACCGGAGTAATCTGAAATTCAGGATGAAAGCTATACTTACATTTCTTGTGTTTAATGACGCACCATAATGGGACAAAAATTTAAGAAGTATTCAAGTAATACAAAACGCAGCAAGCTTTACTGAGACCACAGCAAAGCATAATTAAAAGAGCTTTCAAACCATGTCTAAATGACATCTATGACCAATACGTGGAATTTGAAGGATACACATGTATTGGAGCAAATGTACATAATACCAGATGTTTTGTATACATGCAATCAATAATTTCAGGTAGCTGCTCTATGATATTTTaacatgtgtatgtgtttattttaaagaatggTTAGGCTTATGGGCCTGGCTAATCTGCCGTGCAAAAGACCTCAGCGAAAGAAAGTGTCTTCGAGGAAGAAGCCCAAGCTAAAGGACCTCCTTCCGGTCGTCAAATCGGATTCTCACAGGTACTTAATCTATTGTTTATAACCAAGACCGTGTCTACTTGTCGCATTGTTTTCTCCGTTCCGCTACAAAGTCAGCAGTGCCGTGGGAAGACGGTTTCATTTGTCAATGGCACGGGATCCCTGTTAGCATTTCTATAGCTTGGGCGAAGTGTGTAGCGAGTCTATAGTTAGTTCAGCACCTGAAgacaaaataatttacattgCACAATGTTTTTTAGCGTTTGTCTGAAGAGACACATCCCATAACATCAGTTTCAGCTTAGGTGCGGTTAGATATCCATTATGCTTGACAATCTGTAATGTATCAAATGATCAGAGAACTGTACTAAAGCCCTTTGATTGATGACACTGTTGAGTGCAAACTGCTTAATTCATATGAAGTCCAGGGGCTCTGGTAAAATTGAAGCTTACAGCCCAGAACTAGCATTGTCTGAAACAAAtctgcttttctttctctctgctgTTGGAAGGCTGTTGCAGTcaataaattatacatacagtgaggggaaaaaagtatttgatcccctgctgattttgtacatctgcccacagacaaagaaatgatcagtctataattttaatggtaggtgtattttaacagtgagagacagaataacaacagaaaaatccagaaaaatgcatttcaaaaaagttataaattgatttgcatgttaatgagggaaataagtatttgaccccttcgacttagtacttggtggcaaaacccttgttggtaatcacagaggtcagacgtttcttgtagttggccaccaggtttgcacacatctcaggagggattttgtcccactcctctttgcagatcctctccaagtcattaaggtttcgaggctgacgtttggcaactcgaaccttcagctccctccacagagtttctatgggattaaggtctggagactggctaggccactccaggaccttaatgtgcttcttcttgagccactcctttgttgccttggctgtgtgttttgggtcattgtcatggtggaatacccatccatgacccattttcaatgccctggctgagggaaggaggttctcacccaagatttgatggtacatggccccgtccatcatccctttgatgcggtgcagttgtcctgtccccttagcagaaaaacacccccaaagcataatgtttccacctccatgtttgacggtggggatggtgttcttggggtcattcctcctcctccaaacacagcaagttgggttgatgccaaagagctcgattttggtctcatctgaccacaacactttcacccagttctcctctgaatcattcagatgttcattggcaaacttcagacgggcctgtacatgtgctttcttgagcagggggaccttgcgggcgctgcaggatttccgtccttcacggcgtagtgtgttaccaattgttttcttggtgactatggtcccagctgccttgagatcattaacaagatcctcccgtgtagttctgggctgattcctcaccgttctcatgatcattgaaactccacgaggtgagatcttggatggagccccagaccgaggcagactgacagttattttgtgtttcttccatttgtgaataatcgcaccagctgttgtcaccttctcaccaagctgcttggcgcttgtcttgtagcccattccagccttgtgtaggtctacaatcttgtccctgacatccttggacagctctttggtcttggccatggtggagagtttggaatctgattgattgattgcttctgtggacaggtgtcttttatacaggtaacgagctgagattaggagcagtccctttaagagagtgttcctaatctcagctcgttacctgtataaaagacacctgggagccagaaatcttgctgattgataggggatcaaatacttatttcactcattaacatgaaaatcaatgtataacttttttgaaatgtgtttttctggattttgttgttgttattctgtctctcactgttaaaatacacctaccattaaaattatagactgatcatttctttgtcagtgggcaaacatacaaaatcagcaggggatcaaatacttttttacctCACTGTACATTTAGGATTGTTACCATTTATTCCTTACACATTTATTCCTTCCTTTTCAGCCCATTGCACCTTATTGTTTAACTAATAGATATTTAAAAGGtgcatttatatttatcaaGTAAAACCGTAATGTATGTTGCTATTACGGAAGATTCAGGACTGACATTTGCACTGAATATGCATTTGACCCCGTTTCTTCTaaatttatttttggtattgcttttattttgtaacatttcAAGTTGCATGCTCGAAAATAATGAAATGACCGCTTAAAAAGCTGAGTAAAGTGATCAATAAGGAAGCGCTTTGTGTCATTTCCCCAGCAGTGCCAGCGTAGCTCTCCAGCCCTCTGATGTTTTTGAGCAGCCTCAATCTTGTGGGCAAAAGAAAATTGAATTTCACATCTCAGCAGATGTGTCAGACATTTTTCAAGGAGGATTACATCCGGCAGCAGAGACTGACAAGACAGAAGGTAACAATCTGACAAAAACAGCAActgtttcaaaatatatatttaatatcatGTTTTGGTTTAAGGTTCCTGTCTGCTTACTGTCATATTGTAGTTTTCCATAATTCAATCATCAGGTGTTAAGCCAATTAACCCTGCAGATTACTACATgcacagaaaaggaaaatatatacacacacacacaaactttggtTTGGAATAAAATGTAGGTATGTAGTTAAGCTATACagattttataaataaacattaaatcagcattatgcataaaacatttatacagTGGAACTTGGAAGATTTGGCAATTGAGTATATCATTCATATAGGTCCTGTTTATATAGGTAGATTAAAATCAACATGGGTTTAATGACTATAAAGCTTCCCAATGTCATGTATTTAAGCAGATTGTGTAATTGTAGGGTACGTTAACCTTTTGTCCTCATGAAAGATCTGTCTTTGTTTGTTATAGTTTTGATATCAAACAGATGtgcaaaaagtaaaatatttaagGTTATTTGCAGGTTTGTTGGCACTTCTGTAGAGCTGAAAGCACAACTTAAAATGACACAAGGAGTTTGACTGATAAGGAGAAGAAAGATTTTGGGGAATAAAGGATATAGTTCTGAGCAAATGTATCTAGCTGGGTTCTGTTTCTGCTTCAGTACATGCAATGTTAGATTTGTACGACAAGTTTTCAGAGGATTTGTAGTGGCCCAGTAGACATCGTAAttccttttctctgtgtgtgtttgtgtatgttttgAAGTAAACTGCTGGAATGAAATATTGAACTGCTTTCTTGTTTAAAATAGTTCAGAGGGATAACATTCTACACAATTAAGTGTGGTCCCTTTAAAATGTGTAGATCAAAGATGCTTTATTAAGAAAGTAAATTAGTTTGTGAAAAGtgcatgaatgtttttttttcctgttgtctTTGGGCTGTATGCATATgacctttttgtgttttaaatagcTTGTGCatatttagaaatgttgacATTCATGAGTAATCCTACTTATGAACtccaatacaaatttaaaaggtGGAAGACACACACTAAAATACACAAGTGTTCGGTACTATTTATATTAAAAGGAAGATGTATTTCTGTATAAAGCCACTTCGGCTCTAAGAGTAGAAATTAACTTGAAATGGGAACTTTTATATAAATTGAGGGGACaataattgtgtatttttatttttaatttgcatagATAATGCAGCAACTGAAGCACCGGCCGATGAGGTTGAGGCAGTCGGGTTTGGGAAGATCTATCCCACACCTCGTATCACCGATCCGGAGGAAGAGAGTGAAGAAGATGAGGAGATCCCCTCCGAGTTTATTTCAAGGAGAGAGCTGGAGAAAGGCAGAATCTCCAGAGATGGTAAAATAAGGATTTGTCCTTTTCTCATTCACACTGTGAGGTGTAATTAAGTGTAAGTTGGTCTCGAATAAGAACCTTGTAACATTAATTTAGTGGATTTGTATGCAGTTCAAAATGTCTAATGTTAAGACAATGGCTGAATCCAATCGTTTCAAagaatatttaattgaatgtcTAACACGTTTACTTCTTGTAGAAAATGGGAATGAAATTCACTAAAGTAGTGTCATTGACGCGTGCAACACTTCCCATTTCACAGAAATGAAAAGGCTTTCTGTGTTCAAAAATTACGAACCCGGCGACCCAACGTGCAGACTCTACGTCAAGAATGTCGCCAAGCAGGTTGAAGAAAAGGTACATTTAATAATGGTTATatcaagaaaatacaaatgcaaaaactGCAAATCCCAGGTCTGTTGCTATAGAAAGCTTG from Amia ocellicauda isolate fAmiCal2 chromosome 19, fAmiCal2.hap1, whole genome shotgun sequence includes these protein-coding regions:
- the rnpc3 gene encoding RNA-binding region-containing protein 3 isoform X1; the encoded protein is MAQTVDQDGAVIQTKRSKTLLVRHLPSELTRNDKEDLLKYFGAISVRVFSDKGRLKHTAFASFASENAAAKALARLHQLKLLNHTLVVEFAKDQESANLLNQPHISDGCLDADKDIKEEKVKQPQNIPLIETGVAPNHGLKYQINPCLKYLYPPPTSGILANIANALASVPKFYVQVLHLMNKMNLPSPFGPITARPPLYEDLVPAPPPPMPPLPPEGPPLPEEEMEFSSEEESEYESEDDEEKERMVRLMGLANLPCKRPQRKKVSSRKKPKLKDLLPVVKSDSHSSASVALQPSDVFEQPQSCGQKKIEFHISADVSDIFQGGLHPAAETDKTEDNAATEAPADEVEAVGFGKIYPTPRITDPEEESEEDEEIPSEFISRRELEKGRISRDEMKRLSVFKNYEPGDPTCRLYVKNVAKQVEEKDLKFIFGRYVDISSDDERNMFDIILMKEGRMKGQAFIGLPSEKAASKALKDTNGYILFDKPLVVQFARSARPKPDPKDAKKGQKKL
- the rnpc3 gene encoding RNA-binding region-containing protein 3 isoform X2 — translated: MAQTVDQDGAVIQTKRSKTLLVRHLPSELTRNDKEDLLKYFGAISVRVFSDKGRLKHTAFASFASENAAAKALARLHQLKLLNHTLVVEFAKDQESANLLNQPHISDGCLDADKDIKEEKVKQPQNIPLIETGVAPNHGLKYQINPCLKYLYPPPTSGILANIANALASVPKFYVQVLHLMNKMNLPSPFGPITARPPLYEDLVPAPPPPMPPLPPEGPPLPEEEMEFSSEEESEYESEDDEEKERMVRLMGLANLPCKRPQRKKVSSRKKPKLKDLLPVVKSDSHSASVALQPSDVFEQPQSCGQKKIEFHISADVSDIFQGGLHPAAETDKTEDNAATEAPADEVEAVGFGKIYPTPRITDPEEESEEDEEIPSEFISRRELEKGRISRDEMKRLSVFKNYEPGDPTCRLYVKNVAKQVEEKDLKFIFGRYVDISSDDERNMFDIILMKEGRMKGQAFIGLPSEKAASKALKDTNGYILFDKPLVVQFARSARPKPDPKDAKKGQKKL